A genomic region of Microtus ochrogaster isolate Prairie Vole_2 unplaced genomic scaffold, MicOch1.0 UNK4, whole genome shotgun sequence contains the following coding sequences:
- the Rab19 gene encoding ras-related protein Rab-19 gives MRAADENVDYLFKVILIGDSNVGKTCVVQHFKSGVYTESQQNTIGVDFTVRSLEIDGKKVKMQVWDTAGQERFRTITQSYYRSAHAAIIAYDLTRRSTFESVPHWIREIEKYGAANLVIMLIGNKSDLWEKRHVLFEDACTLAEKYGLLAVLETSAKESRNIDEVFILMAKELIARNSLHLYGESAQQGLSQDSSPIFVAQGPSENTRCTC, from the exons ATGCGAGCAGCAGATGAGAACGTGGACTatttgttcaaggtcatcctcattgGCGATTCCAACGTGGGAAAGACATGTGTGGTACAGCATTTCAAGTCTGGGGTCTACACCGAGTCACAGCAGAACACCATTGGGGTGGACTTCACCGTGCGCTCCCTCGAGATAGACGGCAAGAAAGTGAAG ATGCAGGTGTGGGACACAGCAGGCCAGGAGCGCTTCCGCACCATCACCCAAAGCTACTACCGGAGTGCCCATGCCGCCATCATTGCCTACGACCTCACGCGGCGATCCACGTTCGAGTCTGTCCCTCACTGGATTCGCGAGATAGAAAAATACGGCGCCGCTAACTTGGTCATCATGCTGATCG GAAACAAATCGGACCTGTGGGAGAAGCGGCATGTCCTGTTCGAGGACGCCTGCACACTGGCTGAGAAGTACGGcctcctggctgtcttggagacGTCCGCTAAGGAGTCCAGGAACATAGACGAAGTCTTCATCCTCATGGCCAAAGAGTTAATTGCCCGCAACAGCCTGCACCTGTATGGGGAGAGCGCCCAGCAAGGTCTTTCCCAGGATTCCAGCCCAATTTTTGTGGCCCAGGGCCCCAGCGAGAACACCCGCTGTACTTGCTGA